A genomic window from Parasteatoda tepidariorum isolate YZ-2023 chromosome 10, CAS_Ptep_4.0, whole genome shotgun sequence includes:
- the LOC139426785 gene encoding protein maternal effect lethal 26-like: MELNHGTAKSYFSASQNGELSFQWKIEKFYSLPDFPISSPEFYYKDNSDSWFLVLAATTVDHNYCLQLDLYSNSNDESDFIFAIAVSTVSMRRPFYEHRGSVFSFSKLRPANLIPNIKLPPITFLPDTIDINCSVRESGLEVESHIKTVTSMYRNLKSSESESYQQSSSNQIHNNSGKADRKEQGAHSHLKQKKMDESTLKIADSVPERTQSSGTENTPDDSPDFETLKQLSIDFKRMLTQAMNTDVTFRVEDTTIKAHKAILCARSPVFCRMFEHSTLEAANNELQVTDIRVSVMKKLINYLYCGEKGCLQYEEACELYNAADKCEILCLKEACMKDLLSLLDVNNACPMLSLACHHSDDAFKERIMGFIFKNFNSIVNTESWVELTEQNAKPAAFLIRYCAGALTK, encoded by the coding sequence atgGAATTAAATCATGGTACAGCGAAGTCCTATTTTAGCGCATCGCAGAACGGCGAATTGTCATTTCAGTggaaaatagagaaattttataGCTTACCAGATTTTCCTATTTCAAGTCcggaattttattataaagacaATAGTGACTCTTGGTTCTTGGTACTTGCTGCTACGACCGTTGATCACAATTATTGTCTCCAATTAGATCTATACAGCAATTCTAATGATGAAAGTGATTTCATATTTGCAATAGCTGTATCCACTGTATCCATGAGAAGGCCATTTTATGAACATAGaggttctgttttttctttttcaaaattgagacCTGCGAATTTGATACCGAACATAAAACTACCACCAATCACCTTCTTGCCTGATACAATTGACATCAATTGTTCTGTTAGAGAAAGTGGACTGGAAGTTGAGAGTCATATAAAAACAGTGACAAGCATGTATCGTAACCTCAAAAGTTCAGAATCCGAAAGCTATCAACAAAGCTCTTCAAATCAGATCCATAATAATTCAGGAAAAGCAGACCGGAAGGAACAAGGGGCCCACTCGCACTTGAAGCAAAAGAAAATGGATGAATCCACATTGAAAATTGCAGATTCAGTGCCCGAACGAACCCAGTCCTCCGGAACGGAAAATACTCCAGACGATAGTCCTGATTTTGAAACATTGAAGCAACTTTCGATCGATTTTAAAAGGATGCTTACCCAAGCCATGAATACTGATGTTACGTTTCGAGTGGAAGATACCACCATCAAAGCGCATAAAGCAATATTATGTGCAAGATCACCAGTGTTTTGCCGTATGTTCGAACATTCCACATTAGAAGCCGCAAATAATGAGTTGCAAGTGACGGATATCCGGGTTTCTGTTATGAAAAAACTCATCAACTACTTATACTGTGGTGAAAAAGGTTGTCTTCAATACGAAGAAGCATGTGAGCTTTACAACGCAGCTGACAAGTGTGAGATTTTGTGTCTTAAAGAAGCTTGTATGAAAGATCTCTTATCTTTACTTGATGTGAACAACGCCTGTCCAATGCTTAGTCTGGCATGTCATCACAGTGATGATGCTTTCAAAGAGCGGATAATGggctttatttttaagaattttaattctattgtcAATACAGAGTCGTGGGTTGAATTAACAGAGCAAAACGCAAAACCAGCTGCTTTTTTAATTCGTTATTGTGCTGGAGCTTTGACTAAGTAG
- the LOC139424790 gene encoding uncharacterized protein: MELNHGTAKSYFSTSHNGAFSFQWKIKNFYRLQRDFPISSPEFYYKGSNNLWFLKLKVSYYHPNDFLILDLHKISTDEIGLNFTITVSQNQGTTFYANSGSEFYFSKLKPVKLLPSIRLPRSLLYDFINISCTIQVSDLDVESHAKTVTSIYPSLKSSESQSDRQSSSNHIHNNSEKADRTEQKANSHLKEKKVDESVVKIAERTQSSQMENTPDDSPDLETLKQLSIDLKRMLTQTMNADVTIRVEDITIKAHKNILCARSQVFCSMFEHSTIEAANNEIEVTDIRPSVMEKVIKYLYSGEKGRLQYEEACDLYYAADKYEILGLREACMKDLVCLLDVSNACSILSLAYRHSDDAFKEQVMNYISKNFISIVNTESWIELTDKDTRLAALLMRYCAGALTK; encoded by the coding sequence ATGGAATTAAATCATGGTACAGCGAAGTCCTATTTCAGCACATCACACAATGGCGCGTTTTCATTTCAGTGgaaaatcaagaatttttatcGTTTACAACGAGATTTTCCTATTTCGAGTCcggaattttattataaaggcAGTAACAACCTTTGGTTCTTGAAACTTAAAGTTTCGTATTATCATCCCAATGATTTTCTCATATTAGATCTACATAAAATTTCTACTGATgaaattggtttaaattttacaataactgTATCTCAAAACCAGGGAAcaacattttatgcaaatagtggttctgaattttatttttcgaaattgaaaCCTGTAAAATTGCTACCAAGCATAAGACTACCGAGATCGTTGTTGTATGATTTCATTAACATCTCTTGTACTATTCAAGTAAGTGATCTAGATGTTGAAAGTCATGCAAAGACAGTGACAAGCATATATCCCAGCCTCAAAAGTTCAGAATCCCAAAGCGATAGACAAAGCTCTTCAAATCATATccataataattctgaaaaagcAGACCGGACGGAACAAAAGGCCAACTCACATTTGAAGGAAAAGAAAGTTGATGAATCCGTAGTGAAAATTGCAGAGCGAACTCAATCCTCCCAAATGGAAAATACTCCAGATGATAGTCCGGATCTTGAAACATTGAAGCAACTTTCGATCGATTTAAAAAGGATGCTTACCCAAACCATGAATGCTGATGTAACAATTCGAGTGGAAGATATCACCATCAAAgcgcataaaaatatattatgtgcAAGATCACAAGTGTTTTGCAGCATGTTCGAACATTCCACTATAGAAGCGGCAAACAATGAGATTGAAGTGACGGATATCCGACCTTCTGTTATGGAAAAAGTCATCAAATACTTATACTCTGGTGAAAAAGGTCGCCTTCAATACGAGGAAGCATGTGATCTTTACTACGCAGCTGACAAATATGAGATTTTAGGTCTCAGAGAAGCTTGTATGAAAGATCTCGTATGCCTACTTGATGTGAGCAACGCCTGTTCAATACTCAGTCTAGCATATCGTCACAGTGATGATGCTTTCAAAGAGCAAGTAATGAACtatatttctaagaattttatttctattgtcAATACAGAGTCGTGGATTGAATTAACAGATAAAGACACAAGACTAGCTGCTCTTTTGATGCGTTATTGTGCTGGAGCTTTGACTAAGTAG
- the LOC107438907 gene encoding speckle-type POZ protein → MDTDVTIRVEDITIKAHKNILCARSQVFCSMFEHSTIEAAKNEIEVTDIPASVMKKLVNYIYSGEKGCLQYEDACVLYYAADKYEILYLREDCMKDLLCLLDVSNACSMLSLAYRHSDDAFKEQIMNFIFENFNSIVNTAAWIELTDKDTKLTALLMRNCAGALTK, encoded by the coding sequence ATGGATACTGATGTAACGATTCGAGTGGAAGATATCACCATCAAAgcgcataaaaatatattatgtgcCAGATCACAAGTGTTTTGCAGCATGTTCGAACATTCCACTATAGAAGCCGCGAAAAATGAGATTGAAGTGACGGATATTCCAGCTTCTGTTATGAAAAAACTCGTCAACTACATATACTCTGGTGAAAAAGGTTGCCTTCAATACGAAGACGCGTGTGTGCTTTACTACGCAGCTGACAAGTATGAGATTTTGTATCTTAGGGAAGATTGTATGAAAGATCTCTTATGCCTACTTGATGTGAGCAACGCCTGTTCAATGCTTAGTCTGGCATACCGCCACAGTGATGATGCTTTCAAAGAACAAATAATGAACttcatttttgagaattttaattctattgttAATACAGCAGCATGGATTGAATTAACAGATAAAGATACAAAACTAACAGCTCTTTTAATGCGTAATTGTGCTGGAGCTTTGACTAAGTAG